CCATAAGCCGACGACATCCTCGGCTCGATCGTAGCGGCCAGATTGGGTCGCGACGACCGGAACGATCTCGCAGGACGTTTGCGATTCCGCTGCCGTGACTGCGGCTTCGATTCGCTGGCGTTGTTCTTGGCTGAAGAGGCTGGTTGCGCGTTGCATGATCGACTTTCCTTACCAAGAACCTGTGGCACCACCGCCACCTGACGAGCCACCACCGAACGATCCGCCACTGAAGCCGCCGCCTCCTCCGCTGCCGCGACTGGTCGCCATCTGGTAAAGAATCGCACCGATGACCGTGAAAACGACGCCCCAAAACAGCCAGGCCCATCCGCTTGAACCCCGTCGGTAAAGCGATACGGCGGTGAAGATGGCCAGCCCGAAGAAGCCGATCCAGATCGCATACTGCCACCAAGGAACTGGAGCGGCTGGCAGTTCTAACTTCCGCGCCATTTTGTCGAGTGACTCGACGCCAGCTAAGATTCCGGTCGAGAACTCACCTTGCTTGAAACGGGGAATGATCTGCTCGTCCATGATCTGCCGACAAAGGGCATCCTCGCGTCGTCCCCAGCCACCGCCAAGTTCAATGCGGGCCTTGTGGTCGTCGCGCGAGACGAGCAGCAAAATACCGGTGTTCCATTCTTGATTATTGAGAGTGGCTTGCCCAATGCCCCATTGATCGAATAGTAGCGTCGCGAAGGTTTCGATTCGCATCCCTTCGCCCCCATACTTCGACATCGACTCGATCGTAATGACGATAATCGGGGTTGCCGTATCGGTCAGTAGCTTGTCGCAGATCTCGCGGATCTTCTCTTTGTCTTCGGGTGAGATCAGATTGGCCTGATCGCGAATGAATTCTCGCGGTCCGGGCGGCTCTAAGTCGATATGTACAGCCGAGGCTTGCGAGACGAATGTCCCAAATAGCAAGCCGATCGTGCAGAGGGTGAACGCGATCGACCTAAGGTGACGTCTGATTTCCATCGGGATGGGGGTACTCCATTCGCGCGCAAGTGGATTGATCCGCGGCGTATCAACAGGCATCAGGGAAGCAAAGCAGATAGACTGCTCCCAGATTGTAGCCCCCGGGTTGGGGGCTACTCAAGGACTAGCATGTCGAGCAAAGTTTGGCGTAGCTGATTGTGTTACGCTTCTTTCGGCGTTTCTGGTGGTGGCTCGTGCCCTTCATGATGGATCGGATCCAAGCCTTCCTTCTGTAGGATCTTCATCACCACGTAGTAGAACACTGGCGTGAAGATCAAGCCGAAGCCGGTCACGCCCAACATACCGCTGAACACGGCCACGCCTAACGCATACCGCATTTCCGCACCGGCTCCATGACCCCACAACAGTGGAGCAACACCGAGCACAAACGCGAAGCTGGTCATCACGATCGGTCGAAGTCGTGTCACGCATGCTTGAACCGTTGCTTCGAGAAGGGGTTTGTTCTCTTTTTCCATCAAGTCTTTCGCGAACTCGACCACGAGAATGGCGTTTTTACACGCCAACCCCACCAGCACCACAAACCCAATCTGCACGAAGATGTTCATGGCCATCTGAGCGATGAACACGCCCGTCAAAGCGGCGAGAACACACATCGGCACCACCAGGATAATGGTCAC
The genomic region above belongs to Blastopirellula marina and contains:
- a CDS encoding TPM domain-containing protein — encoded protein: MEIRRHLRSIAFTLCTIGLLFGTFVSQASAVHIDLEPPGPREFIRDQANLISPEDKEKIREICDKLLTDTATPIIVITIESMSKYGGEGMRIETFATLLFDQWGIGQATLNNQEWNTGILLLVSRDDHKARIELGGGWGRREDALCRQIMDEQIIPRFKQGEFSTGILAGVESLDKMARKLELPAAPVPWWQYAIWIGFFGLAIFTAVSLYRRGSSGWAWLFWGVVFTVIGAILYQMATSRGSGGGGGFSGGSFGGGSSGGGGATGSW